The window GTCAATAAAATTGGTTACCAAATAAGTGATTTGGATCGATTTGATGTTATTGTGTTTCACGCCAATGAAAAAGAGGACTACGTAAAGCGAATTATCGGACTTCCTGGGGATAAAATCGAATACAAAGATGATCATCTATACATTAATAGTCGAAAAATAGCAGAACCATTTTTAAATATATATAGGCATCAAACGCTCGGAAGTCGTCTTACAGGTGATTTTACTCTAAAAGAGATCACCGGTGAAAAAACCGTACCAAAGGGAAAATTGTTTGTGTTGGGAGATAACCGCCTTGGTAGTTGGGATAGTCGACACTTTGGATTTATCAAGGTCGAACAAGTAGTAGGCAAGGTTGATCTTCGCTACTGGCCACTGAAGGAAGTGGCTGTGTCGTTTTAACATAAATTATTGGATTATTTAATAGGCTGTGTTAAAGCTCAATTGATTTTTTGCACAATGTTGATTGGAGTGGAGGGCGCGAAGACTCCTGCGGGAGCAGCGGGACAGGTGAGACCCCGCAGGCACTTTAGCGCCGAGGAGGCTCACCGCCCGCCCCGCGGAAAGCGAGCGCCCGGAGCGGAAATCAACACCCAAGTTTGACAGCGCCATTTTATAAAGAAAAGTGGAACAGTGTTGGAGCGAATCTGACGCTGTTTTTTTCTTGGAAAAGCTATTCGGGTCGCTAATGATAATAAATTAATTTAGAGAGACAATATCCATGTACTATTTAAAATATGGCTATGTGCCTGGAGCGGAAATCAACAGGCTGGTTAACAAAACCTAAAATATTATAAGGTGGAGTATATATGGATATGGATATGGATATGCATTATGGTAGTGATTATAAGTATATTCCTGCCACTTCCGTCGCAAGTGGGGTTGGAATCCAAGTATTACCAGATTTATTTTGCTACAC of the Bacillus sp. 1NLA3E genome contains:
- the lepB gene encoding signal peptidase I, with translation MKEEIKNESLEWIKALAIGIIIFAFIRTFFFSNYVVEGESMMPTLEDGNKLVVNKIGYQISDLDRFDVIVFHANEKEDYVKRIIGLPGDKIEYKDDHLYINSRKIAEPFLNIYRHQTLGSRLTGDFTLKEITGEKTVPKGKLFVLGDNRLGSWDSRHFGFIKVEQVVGKVDLRYWPLKEVAVSF